The Oxyura jamaicensis isolate SHBP4307 breed ruddy duck unplaced genomic scaffold, BPBGC_Ojam_1.0 oxyUn_random_OJ69918, whole genome shotgun sequence DNA window GCAATGCCGCAGTGCAACGCCGCAGCGTGGTGCATGAAGCTGGATGCAGCTGCAGGGTGCAACACAGCAGCGTGGTGCATGAAGCTGGATGCAGCTGCAGGGTGCAACACAGCAGCGTGGTGCATGAAGCTGGATGCAGCTGCAGGGTGCAATGCCGCAGCGTGGTGCATGAACCTGGATGCAGCTGCAGGGTGCAATGCCACAGTGCAATGCAGCAGCAGGGGTGTGACACAGCCACGTAGTGCATTAAGCTGAATGCAGCTGCAGGGTGCaatgctggagagcaatgctgcAGTGCAATGCAGCTGCAGGGGTGCAACACAGCAGCGTGGTGCATTACGCTGGATGCAGCTGCAGGGGCGCGATGCAGCAAAACAAACGCAGCTGCAAGGATGTAATGCTGCAATGCAAATaaagctgcagggctgcaaagcagcaacgcaaatacagctgctgcagtgcaacACGCAGCTGCAGGGGCGCGACACCTGACGAAATCAAGCTGGAAAGCGCAAGGCAATGACACCACGGAGCTGCAACGATGCGACGCAGCACCACAGCACCGGGGTgcagacacagcagcagctggcgcTGCCTCGTGCCCCGGTGCAGCCATGCGATGCTGATGCGCTGCTGATGCGCTGCTGCCGGCCAggccccgcctcccccccccccttcgcTGACCTCCAAAAATTGCCAAGTCACCAGAGGGGCCCCCAGCACACTCCCACCTCCCCCCAAGCAGCCGCCAGCTCGTTTTTATTCTAAAACCTTTATTTCGTACAAAGCCctgggcagggggggggggggggcaccccccAAAACaggcactaaaaaaaaaacaatagacCCAGAAGATCCCAGCCCCCCAGGGACACTGGGACCCCCCCGTGCCGGCACGGGGGGGAGGGGCGATAAGACCCCAATGGCTCCCAGGGGAGGGACCCCAGACATcctcggggtgggggggggggNNNNNNNNNNNNNNNNNNNNNNNNNNNNNNNNNNNNNNNNNNNNNNNNNNNNNNNNNNNNNNNNNNNNNNNNNNNNNNNNNNNNNNNNNNNNNNNNNNNNggggggggggggcagcatcCTTTCCTTCATACCACCAGGCTCTCGCGGCTCATGGCATCGTTCTGGGGGGGGCAGAAATTCAGAGGGGGGGGGAAATTAAGGGGGGGGTCAGTGGGGGAGGCTGGAACCTCAGACTCCCCAGACCCCCCCATAGTTCAAGGACCCTCCCATATACCCCAAAAACACCCCAGACCCCTAAAATAGCCtacccccactccccccccaaCTCACTCTCACCCCCCTCACCTTGCGGAGACGCCGGGGGGGCCCAGGGGGGCCAACAGGGGGAAGACGCGGGAGGGGCGCAGCCCCCCCCAGGAGATCATCACGGGAacgggagcggggccgggaaGGGGGCGGTGAGCCCCCCCTGGAGCTCCCCAAATCCTCGACTGAGTGCCAGCGGCCCCGGGGTGGGGAGCGACTGCGGGGTGGGGACACGGGGCGCCCCCGGGGGGGCCAGGCATCAGGGGCTTCATGCAGGGAGCTGATGTCGCTGGGGGCACCTGGGGGGAGAATTTGGGGATAAAAaaggggttttggggggggctAAATGGTCAAGAGCAAGGATCAATGTCCttggggaggagaaagaggagacgGTAATGCTTTATGGGGGCAGAGAGGAACATAGAAAACAGGGACAAGGAATATTTGGGGTGGGGGCTAGATCCTGGGGGCAAGTGAGTCACTGGCAGAGGCAACTGCCCCCCCCCTTGGATCCCAattgcctcccccccccccccaaaaacaacCCACCCgcccccgcgggggggggggggccgggggggggcgggggggcccgggggggggcggggggggaaaagggggggggggacccatGGGTCCAGCCCCTCCCCTCCAAATACACACACAGGtctcccctccagccctgcaacGCAGACGACCCTGCTTAGCTTCTTGCCCCGCTCAGACACACAGAGACAGGCAAACACCCCCTGCCAATCACACCCAAATGACTGACAGCTGTCAATCAACCCCCAAATGACTGACAGCTGATAATTAACCCCCAATTTTACCTGATCCGAGGTTGCTGTCTGTGTCGCGGAGCAGGGGCACCTGGGAGCTGTGACCACTCACTGGGGAGGGGTTCGGGGGGGAGGTCAGTGAGCCCCCAAAATAAGGGGGGCACTACTgaccccccccagcaccccaaaattTGAAGGGGGGGGTCCCACAATTGTCCCCTCCGTCACTCACCCGAGGCACCGCTGTAGCCATAGCCGTTGCCGATGGGTCCCAGGGCTAtggcggctgggggggggcggggggggggggggtagagCCCCCCATAAACGCTGCCAGCCCCCGAAGTGGCCGCCTTCCCTGCCAGGTACACTGCGGAGGGGGGGGAGGCACCGGGTGAGCCTGGGTGTTCCCCGCCACAAACCCCCCAGCACCACAACAGGGGGGACCCTGGCATCCAGaacccctcccac harbors:
- the LOC118159360 gene encoding lipolysis-stimulated lipoprotein receptor-like, producing the protein YLAGKAATSGAGSVYGGLYPPPPRPPPAAIALGPIGNGYGYSGASVSGHSSQVPLLRDTDSNLGSGAPSDISSLHEAPDAWPPRGRPVSPPRSRSPPRGRWHSVEDLGSSRGGSPPPSRPRSRSRDDLLGGAAPLPRLPPVGPPGPPRRLRKNDAMSRESLVV